gaaagctttctgtgcaggttatcgtgtgtagctgctctacaacttaatacaaagggcagaaaatgagcataatcgaTCCCCTTTAATGTctaaatcagtggtctcaaactcgcggcccgcgggacgctagtttgaggcctcgatgctaacaatgctaacttgctaattgggtaaaattatgaagtttcattcatgtccatgttaaaggttaaataactgttaatactgttgatatagcgactccaaattgtccataggtatgaatgtgagtgtgaatggttgtttgtctatatgtgccctgtgattggctggccaccagtccagggtgtaccccagcctctcgcccgaagacagctgggataggctccagcaccccccacgacccttgtgaggaaaatgaatgaatgaatttaacaaTGTGGCTTTCCGACTGTTGCACCTGTCAATGCTTGTCTTCATTCATTTACACTAACTTACATCGAACGTTGGAATCAGATGTTTCCTGACAGTCCGGCATAGTAAAACCAGGAAACCATTTACCCCCCCAGCCCCCTCTACCCCGGCCTCCACCTCTCCCCCTCCCACCATTGTCCACTCTGATATGCTTTTCAAAAAGGTTTGCTCTGCTGTgtaaacagtaaaaatgaaacaaaaagcgGAACAATAATTCCCCTACAAAAATTCCAGCTCCGATTCCCAGAATACAGCTGTCGTATTTAAAAGGCTCTATGGAAGATGCAATTCATATGACCGTCTATTCGATATTGAATAACAATACGATGGTGCTAGGGACTTTCACGGTGTCGCTAACCTTGCATGCTATCATGTAACATATGCTCCTAAAACTCTGGACTCAACTACCTAATCTAAATTGTCCATCAGTTCccgtgtcagctgggataggctccagctcacccatgaACAGGATAAGCATATAAACCCTCGGCAAGCTTTTTGACTTGCATTGACttgaccaaaaacatgctaggttaattagcgactctaaattgtccataggtatgaatgtgagtgtgaatggttgtttgtctatatgtgccctgtgattggctggccaccagtccagagtgtaccccgcctctcgccccaagaagacaacTGGTGATGAGGAtggtcgtgaggataagcggtagaaaatgaatgaacattattccaacagtaaaatatggtggtggtagtgtgatggtctgggactgttttgctgcatcaggacctggaagactcactgtgacaaatggaaccatgaattattgttaatatgcaaatatgggctgcacggtggatgagtggttagcacgcagacctcacagctaggttaattagcgactccaaattgtccataggtatgaatgtgagtgtgaatggttgtttgtctatatgtgccctgtgattggctggccaccagtccagggtgtaccccgcccgaagacagctgggataggctccagcacccccgtactcaagaggaaggaaggaaggaagagcagagggaaggaaggaaggacagagggaaggacggaaggaaggaaggaaggaaggaaggaaggaaggaaggaaggaaagaaagaaggaaggacggagggaagaaaggaagaaaggaaagaatgaaggaaggaagaaaggaaggacagagggaagaaaggaagaaaggaaggaatgaaggaaggaaggaaggaaagaaggaaggaaggaaggaaggaaggaaggaaagaaggaaggaaggaaggaaggaaggaagaacagagggaaggaaggaaggacggagggaaggacggagggaaggaaagaaagaaggaaggaaggaaggaaggaaggaaggaaggaaggaaggaaggaaggaaggaaggaaggaaggaaggaagaaaggaaggacggagggaagaaaggaaggaaggaagaacagagggaaggaaggaaggacggagggaaggacggagggaaggaaggaaggaaagaaagaaggaaggaaggaaggaaggaagaaaggaaggaaggaaggaaggaagtaaggaagaaaggaaggacggagggaagaaaggaaggaaggaagaacagagggaaggaaggaaggacggagggaaggacggagggaaggaaggaaggaaagaaagaaggaaggaaggaaggaagaacagagggaaggaaggaaggatggagggaaggacggagggaaggaaggaaagaaagaaggaaggaaggaaggaaagaaggaaggaaggtaggaagaaaggaaggacggagggaagaaaggaagaaaggaagaaaggaaggaaggaaggaaggaaggaaggaaggaaagaaggaaggaaggtaggaagaaaggaaggacggagggaagaaaggaaggaaggaaggaaggaaagaaggaaggaaggtaggaagaaaggaaggacggagggaagaaaggaagaaaggaaggaaggaaggaaggaaggaaagaaggaaggaaggtaggaagaaaggaaggacggagggaagaaaggaagaaaggaaggaaggaaggaaggaaggaaggaaagaaggaaggaaggtaggaagaaaggaaggacggagggaagaaaggaagaaaggaaggaaggaaggaaggaaggaaggaaggacgagaactacagctgggataggctccagccacccccgtgaccctcatgaggaaaagcggtagaaaatgaatgaatgaaaaaccctttttttaatttgactttatttgccttttatttaacctacaaatatgtcagttcattttgcctgaccctgtataatcATTGTAAGTCTTGAATGATCTTTGATGCTCTCCCAAATTATCCCATTTTAAATGCTACTTTTCTTATGAAGAGAATTCCAAGTAATGTTTTCCATATCATtataattttcccaaaaaacaaatcatcTCACTCATTcaatatgttgtatatttcaGTCTATTACATTTGTTGTGATGACGCTTTGTGAATGTTTTTATGCAATTATCCACgaagaagtacattttaatTATCCCCCTGTGGGTAAATTCTAAACGTATGGTTCTGCAACCTCTGGTTGTTGACGCTGACAACAAAAAATAGAATTCAAGGGTGTAGTCTGACAACGTTCTTTGAGTCATGAGTTTGTTGTGAACTCTTTGTATCCACTCAGGTTGTGTGTACAAGACaggagtttgtttttatttttgttgtaaagATAGATTAACAAGATCTGCACATATCAGGAGACTCTGACTCTACTTGTTCCCGATTGCATGTGAACGTTGCATGAAGTGTACACACCAGTTTCTTTGCCAGTCAAACCTTTGACCTACATACTTCCACTCAAATTTCTTTGAACGTTTGGCACAGAAATATTCTTCTCATGCCGTAGTCTTGTTTATCTTCACatacaacatatattttttttagtccaaCCCATGCTCATGTTGCAGCCATGTGATTTTTAATccatgcagaagaagaagatgaaacCCGAACTATTGTCCCAGCCCACATATCAGCTCATACTATACAAGCAGAGGAGCAAAGAACTGTACTAAATGTAGGCTTTTATTTTagtcccgcgggccgcgagtttgagaccactgatttagACATTAAAAGGGACCGATTATGCACCTGTGGGGCATACTcaagtggaaggaaggaaggaaggaaggaaagaaggaaggaaggacggaaggaaagatggaaggaaggaaggacggtaggaaggaaggaaggacaaacggacggacagacggatggatggaaggaaggaaggaaggaaagatggaaggatggaaggaaggaaggatggaaggaaggatggagggaaggaaggaaggaaggaaggaaggaaggaggaaggaaggaaggaaggaaggaaggaaggaaggaaggaaggaaggaaggaaagaaggaaggaaggatggaaggatggaaggaaggaagggtggaaggaaggatggagggaaggaaggatggaaggaaggaaggaaggaaggaaggaaggaaggaaggaaggacccaaatcgtccataggtatgaatgtgagtgtgaatggttgtttgtctatatgtgccctgtgataggaaggaaggaaggaaggaaggacggaaggaaggaaggaaggaaggaaggaaggaaggatgggcggacggacggaaggaaggaaggaaggaaggaaggaaggaaggaaggaaggaaggaaggaaggaaggaaggaaagaaggaaggacccaaattgtccataggtatgaatgtgagtgtgaatggttgtttgtctatatgtgccctgtgataggaaggaaggaaggacggatggatggaaagaaggaaggaaggaaggaaggaaggacgggcGGACGGAAGGActgaaggacggaaggaaggaaggaaggaaggaaggaaggaaggaaggaaggaaggaaggacccaaattgtccataggtatgaatgtgagtgtgaatggttgtttgtctatatgtgccctgtgataggaaggaaggaaggaaggaaggaaggaaggaaggaaggaaggaaggaaggaaggacggatggaaggaaggaaggaaggaaggaaggaaggaaggaaggacgggcGGATGgacggaaggacggaaggaaggaaggaaggaaggaaggaaggaaggaaggaaggaaggaaggaaggaaggaaggaaggaaggaaggaaggaaggaaggaaggaaggaaggaaggaaggaaggaaggaaggaaggacccatattgtccataggtatgaatgtgagtgtgaatggttgtttgtctatatgtgccctgtgattggctggccaccagtccagggtgtaccccgcctctcgcccgaagacagctgggataggttccagcacaaCAATGCTCAGTCAACTTGCATGCTGAAAACTCCAAATCCATCCACTATTCACTATTCAAGAAGCACCGATTAAGCCTAATACTGTTTTTCTTGCAACATACATGTGTTATTCTGTATCCTCCCACTTCCAAGCTATAGGCTACAATTTATAGGAGGTCCACAATGACTTGCCCAGAGGCTCCCTTCAAGCTGTGTTTGCTTGTACGGTCCAGCAGCCCTCAGATGAATAGTCAGCATTTCCTAGAATGTTGCAGCTGTACATTCCTGAGCCACGTGATGTCTGAGTATGACCTATAGGAGAGTCCACACTGTACTTCAAGGCATTTTTATTCAAACATAATTCAGTAcagtccaaaaaaaagtgcatgacAAGGTTTTGTttgtataaaatacaatatgttGAATAGtaaaaagaagaacaagaagcaAATATCACAATGAAATGGTCATAATTCAGGCAAAATCAGTTAAATGCGTCACATTTATGTTTAGATACtataaagacttttttttaatgtcttttaGACCGTTCCCAAGATGATGGTTTTTTGTACCGCTGCACAATTTTGGTAAAGATTCGCAACGGCCGCCTCGATGGAGAAAAGATGCTCATCCTTGGCTTCGGGGCAGGAAAACCTCATGAAGTCAGCCAGTCGGAACAGATACTCCATGTTGTGGCCCGTCTTCCCCTTGCAGACGGCAATCTGGTCCGCGATAGCTTGGTCCGAAGCCGGGCCCAGGTAAGAGGGGCTGTCGGAGGTGGCGATGTACACCACGGCGACGAGGGGGTCCTCGTTCTTTTCCTGGGGGATGAACTCCACCTTTTCCGTTACGTAACCTCCCAGCACCACTTCTCTCATGTTGAGATACCGTAAGGCCTCTTTTATCTGAGCGTCCGCCACTTCGTAGGCCACGCCCCACGTGCAAGcctgcgagggggggggggggggtcagacaaTCATTAACTGACAATAATGATCAGATATGACGTGTAACGTGGCTTTATAGCGATGCAccagaataataattattggtgGATGTATGAGCTCCAtatctatggaggaccaaaactgccaaaataataaataaataaataaataaataaatacataaataaataaataaataaataaataaataaataaataaataaataaataaataaattaattaaagtgaaaataaaaacaaaaatgaaaaaaaaaatcaaaaaattaaatacacaaaaataaatataaatggaaataaaaacaaaaataaaaaaatatatacataaataaataaataaaagcaaaaataaatacaaaaataaaaaaacaagattcaaaaattaaaaataaatacaaaaataaatgtagacataaatacaaaataaatatataaatagaattacatatcaataaataaaaaaaagcactctgctctcatatgtatttatttcatgctgcagacaatgtcagcttgaaatgcagaaggaaaaactattcaaatgagggggcggtcctaagtgtgtcttgggttgaactgttcgcctattggttgatcgacatgtgagtgcgaaaatcgactaggtatgcctgcaaacagccacagtaagaggaagtcaccacaccactctcaatggcggtaaatatggctgcaatctccagggatctccgtttgctagcagatatttcggataatgcttccccggattacctgcttttccgggtggaagccttattggagcctgatctctctcctccccgacggagctttttcgcactcacatgtcgatcaaccaataggcaaacagttcaacccaagaacttttatttatttatttatttattattttggcagttttggtcctccatacataTCGAGCTTTAatagcttttatttttatttttatttttatttttatttttatttttatttttatttttatttttatttttatttttatttttatttttatttttatttttatttttatttttatttttatttttatttttatttttatttttatttttatttttatttttatttttatttttatttttatttttatttttatttttatttttatttttatttttatttttatttttatttttatttttatttttatttttatttttatttttatttttatttttatttcattcattttctaccgcttttcctcacaagggtcgcgggagtgctggagcctatcccagctgtctgggatattatctgggtacaccctggactggtggccagccaatcacaggacacatatagacaaacaaccattcacactcacattcatacctatggacaatttggagtcgctaattatctagcatgtttttcattattatt
The sequence above is drawn from the Doryrhamphus excisus isolate RoL2022-K1 chromosome 13, RoL_Dexc_1.0, whole genome shotgun sequence genome and encodes:
- the LOC131140307 gene encoding glutathione-specific gamma-glutamylcyclotransferase 1-like; protein product: MTPEEMNSSHWIFGYGSLVWKPDFVYQRRKIGYIKGYKRRFWHGDDFYRGDKENPARVVTLVEDQEACTWGVAYEVADAQIKEALRYLNMREVVLGGYVTEKVEFIPQEKNEDPLVAVVYIATSDSPSYLGPASDQAIADQIAVCKGKTGHNMEYLFRLADFMRFSCPEAKDEHLFSIEAAVANLYQNCAAVQKTIILGTV